In Aquiflexum balticum DSM 16537, a single genomic region encodes these proteins:
- a CDS encoding aminopeptidase: MELINSLLNIQSVSGNESQMTEFLIHIVTKRQSRWKVQPEIYYGEQFHDCLLLKFGQPQTAVFSHIDTIGFTVRYENHLVPIGGPEIEHGMKLVGKDRLGPISCSVKEQDGVLLHDFPRAIDRGTLLSFEQEIITDDEFIQAAYLDNRLGIYNCLRLCEDLQDGWVVFSTYEEHGGGSMPFLLKFIQETAPIKHALISDITWITDGIHHHEGVVISMRDKLIPRKSFLNRIVSLAEKSKIPFQLEVEGQGSSDGREIQFSPYAIDWCFIGAAEDNVHTPYEKVSLKDLESMVLMYKYLLRYL, translated from the coding sequence ATGGAACTAATTAACAGTTTGCTTAACATTCAAAGCGTATCAGGAAATGAATCACAAATGACGGAATTCCTTATACACATAGTTACTAAACGGCAAAGTAGATGGAAGGTTCAGCCGGAGATATATTATGGTGAACAATTTCATGATTGTTTACTTTTGAAATTTGGTCAGCCCCAAACTGCCGTTTTTTCTCACATTGATACAATTGGATTTACCGTAAGGTATGAAAACCACCTTGTTCCCATAGGAGGACCCGAAATTGAACATGGGATGAAATTGGTAGGAAAAGATCGACTAGGGCCTATTTCATGTTCTGTTAAAGAACAAGACGGTGTTTTATTACATGATTTTCCAAGAGCAATAGATCGAGGTACACTTTTATCATTTGAGCAAGAGATTATTACAGATGATGAATTTATTCAAGCTGCTTATTTGGATAATAGACTTGGAATATATAATTGTCTGCGCTTGTGCGAAGATTTGCAGGATGGATGGGTTGTATTTTCAACTTATGAAGAACATGGTGGAGGAAGTATGCCTTTTTTGTTGAAGTTTATTCAGGAAACAGCACCTATAAAACATGCACTTATCTCTGATATTACTTGGATCACAGATGGAATACATCATCATGAGGGAGTAGTAATTTCAATGCGTGATAAATTAATTCCCAGGAAAAGCTTTTTGAATCGGATTGTTTCTCTGGCAGAAAAAAGTAAGATTCCTTTTCAATTGGAAGTTGAAGGCCAAGGGAGCAGTGATGGTAGAGAAATTCAGTTTTCTCCCTATGCAATTGATTGGTGTTTTATTGGCGCTGCTGAAGATAACGTTCATACTCCCTATGAAAAAGTTTCATTAAAAGATTTAGAAAGTATGGTTTTAATGTATAAGTATTTATTAAGATATCTATAA
- the hpt gene encoding hypoxanthine phosphoribosyltransferase: MTLIKNKEFVPYISAYALKKRIEELGTEISKDFADEPAVLIGVLNGAFMFLADLTKKVTVPIEVSFIKVSSYKGLESSGSVMNLMGLDVDLEGRSVIIVEDIIDTGLSMKYLLELIEKQKPKRIAVASLLVKPDAIIHKIKIDYIGFEIPNKFVVGYGMDYDGFGRNLPALYQLK, translated from the coding sequence ATGACATTGATCAAAAACAAGGAATTTGTACCTTACATAAGTGCCTACGCCTTGAAAAAAAGAATTGAGGAATTAGGTACGGAGATTTCAAAAGATTTTGCAGATGAACCTGCGGTTTTGATCGGGGTCCTCAATGGTGCATTTATGTTTTTAGCAGATCTGACCAAAAAAGTTACCGTACCTATAGAGGTCAGTTTCATTAAAGTTTCTTCCTATAAGGGTTTAGAATCAAGCGGTTCTGTGATGAATTTAATGGGTCTGGATGTTGACCTGGAAGGAAGATCTGTGATTATAGTTGAAGATATTATCGATACGGGTTTAAGTATGAAATATCTTTTAGAGTTAATTGAAAAACAAAAACCAAAAAGAATAGCCGTGGCTTCACTCCTTGTAAAACCGGACGCAATCATCCATAAAATAAAAATCGACTATATTGGTTTTGAAATCCCAAACAAATTTGTTGTTGGGTATGGTATGGACTATGATGGATTTGGAAGAAATTTACCGGCGCTGTATCAATTGAAATGA
- a CDS encoding calcium/sodium antiporter, with protein MDYLFLGIGLVILLAGGKYLVDGASGLAARFGLSPGLIGLTVVAFGTSAPELLVSINAAIKGSSDIAIGNVIGSNISNISMVLGISAVIFPIVIHRSVLKLDYLATLVSSLIFYLMATNGIISRWEGFILFVLFILINLYFFKKISQNEAQLDEFENVPSISFFKSILLFLIGVLGLYFGSDMLVDSAVNISKEMGISERIIGVTIIAIGTSLPELITSLIAALKKKTDIAIGNILGSNIQNIFSIIGLTALIRPINVSETFLNQDFIWMIGLTLLLFPIFRTNWRISRMEGLLLLILYCGYLYTVI; from the coding sequence ATGGACTATTTATTTCTTGGTATTGGACTTGTAATTCTTTTAGCTGGTGGAAAATACTTAGTAGACGGAGCCTCTGGATTGGCTGCCAGATTTGGACTTAGCCCTGGACTTATCGGTCTAACAGTAGTGGCATTTGGAACTTCGGCACCGGAATTATTGGTCAGTATTAATGCAGCAATAAAAGGCAGCAGTGATATTGCTATTGGAAATGTAATCGGTTCAAATATTTCCAATATTTCAATGGTTTTAGGAATCAGCGCAGTGATTTTCCCAATTGTGATTCATCGTTCGGTATTAAAACTAGATTATCTGGCGACATTAGTAAGTTCCTTGATTTTTTACCTGATGGCTACTAACGGAATCATTTCGAGATGGGAAGGATTTATACTCTTTGTATTATTCATTTTGATCAATCTTTATTTTTTCAAAAAAATATCCCAAAATGAAGCTCAATTAGACGAATTTGAAAATGTTCCATCCATTTCATTTTTTAAGAGCATATTATTGTTTTTAATAGGAGTCCTAGGCTTGTATTTTGGATCAGATATGCTGGTGGATAGTGCCGTCAATATTTCCAAGGAAATGGGGATTAGTGAGAGGATCATTGGAGTTACAATTATTGCTATAGGAACAAGTTTACCCGAATTGATAACTTCATTGATTGCTGCATTGAAGAAAAAAACCGATATAGCTATCGGCAATATACTGGGTAGTAATATTCAGAATATTTTTTCAATTATTGGTTTGACGGCTTTAATAAGACCAATAAATGTTTCTGAAACATTTTTGAATCAGGATTTCATTTGGATGATTGGCCTTACTTTATTGTTATTTCCCATATTTCGTACCAATTGGAGAATATCCAGGATGGAAGGATTACTCTTGCTGATATTATATTGTGGATATCTATATACTGTAATATGA
- the obgE gene encoding GTPase ObgE: MADSNFIDYVKFCSRSGAGGAGSVHFRREKHVPKGGPDGGDGGRGGHVILRGNSQLWTLLHLKYKKHVIAEDGKGGEGGRRKGRDGNDVILEVPLGTVAKDAETMEVRFEITDEGQEVVLTSGGRGGLGNDHFKTATNQAPHFAQPGEEGIEEWIILELKLLADVGLVGFPNAGKSTLLSSISAAKPEIGDYPFTTLVPNLGVVPYRDEKSFVMADIPGIIEGASEGRGLGLRFLRHIERNSILLFMIPADADSISVQYKILLEELEKFNPELLDKKRILAITKSDMLDEGLMEEMKPDIPKDLPFIFISSVSQYNLEKLKDLLWQALHTD; the protein is encoded by the coding sequence GTGGCAGATTCCAATTTTATTGATTACGTCAAATTTTGCTCACGGTCGGGGGCAGGGGGGGCAGGTTCAGTTCATTTCCGAAGAGAAAAACACGTACCTAAAGGTGGCCCAGATGGCGGAGATGGCGGTCGTGGTGGACACGTCATCCTGAGAGGAAATTCACAGCTTTGGACCTTACTGCATTTAAAATACAAAAAACATGTCATCGCAGAAGACGGAAAAGGAGGAGAAGGGGGACGCCGTAAAGGCCGTGATGGAAATGACGTTATTCTTGAAGTTCCCTTAGGCACCGTAGCTAAGGATGCTGAAACAATGGAGGTAAGATTCGAAATAACAGACGAAGGACAAGAAGTAGTACTTACATCAGGTGGAAGAGGAGGTTTGGGTAATGACCACTTTAAAACAGCAACTAACCAAGCACCGCATTTTGCGCAACCAGGGGAAGAAGGAATTGAGGAATGGATTATTCTTGAGCTTAAATTGCTCGCTGATGTTGGGTTAGTTGGGTTTCCCAATGCAGGAAAATCCACTTTGTTGTCCAGTATTTCTGCCGCAAAACCTGAAATAGGTGATTATCCATTTACTACTTTGGTCCCCAATCTGGGAGTCGTCCCTTATAGGGATGAAAAATCTTTTGTAATGGCAGATATTCCCGGGATCATTGAAGGAGCTTCAGAAGGTAGGGGTTTGGGACTAAGGTTTTTAAGACATATTGAGAGAAACTCCATCCTGCTATTCATGATCCCTGCCGATGCAGATAGTATTTCTGTCCAGTATAAAATCCTTTTGGAAGAATTGGAAAAATTCAATCCCGAGCTTTTGGACAAAAAGAGAATACTCGCCATCACTAAATCGGATATGCTGGATGAAGGATTAATGGAAGAGATGAAACCTGATATACCCAAAGACCTTCCATTTATTTTTATTTCCTCTGTATCCCAGTATAATCTGGAAAAACTAAAGGATTTGTTATGGCAGGCTTTACATACTGATTAA
- the upp gene encoding uracil phosphoribosyltransferase, translating into MFILDKKNSIANHFLYQLRDSEIQKDRFRFRKNLERLGEIMAYEISKSLPFYQKSIKTPLGNSSVELIKYQPVLISVLRAAIPFYQGFLNFFDDTDSGFIGAYRKGETDDSKNIEIDYLYQAAPSIEGREVILIDPMLATGKSFIKTIENLYKNGNPSKIHIASVIAAPEGIDFLQKNTKQSVEIWICSLDEKLNDKSYIIPGLGDAGDLSFGVKL; encoded by the coding sequence ATGTTTATACTTGACAAAAAAAACAGCATTGCAAACCATTTCTTATATCAATTGAGGGACAGTGAAATTCAAAAGGATAGGTTTAGGTTTAGGAAAAATCTAGAAAGGCTTGGGGAAATCATGGCTTATGAAATTTCAAAAAGCCTCCCTTTTTATCAAAAATCGATAAAAACCCCTCTTGGGAATTCATCAGTCGAATTGATAAAGTACCAACCTGTTTTAATTTCTGTCCTGAGAGCAGCAATCCCTTTTTACCAGGGATTCCTTAATTTTTTTGATGATACGGATAGTGGATTTATCGGTGCATATAGGAAGGGCGAAACCGACGATTCCAAAAACATTGAAATTGATTACTTATATCAGGCAGCTCCTTCAATTGAAGGTAGAGAAGTCATTTTAATTGATCCCATGTTGGCGACAGGGAAATCATTTATCAAAACCATTGAAAATCTGTATAAAAACGGAAATCCTTCAAAAATCCATATTGCAAGTGTAATTGCCGCCCCTGAAGGAATAGATTTTCTGCAAAAAAACACCAAACAGTCAGTAGAAATCTGGATTTGTTCTCTAGACGAAAAATTAAATGACAAATCATATATAATACCAGGTCTAGGTGATGCGGGCGACCTCTCATTTGGCGTAAAATTATAA
- a CDS encoding OmpA family protein, whose translation MKKILLSTIMAGCMAFTVNAQSDDFNKWSLELNGGFNKPMAPLSAGYFSPTLNLGHIDFGVRYMFNDKFGAKLDYGLGSFSEASGQPEFSTTYYRLNLQGVANLGRIMKWESFTRTFNLLGHLGGGIGQVRPDANPLDDNVYNIIAGLTGQVKLSERIALTADISTILNGRQTVTFDGNTNIVPAVENGFYGANGTWWTGTLGLNFYLGKAATHADWYVEADKYATKAELAQQIGEIKDMLKDSDGDGIPDYLDKEPNTPAGARVDSSGRTIDSDGDGIPDHLDKCPFAPGPASNNGCPVEQEAKEVDYFKKAINEGYVNVFFAFDSAKPLGYSASATTYISNFLNRNPGVKLEVKGFADELGPEDYNMKLSERRAKSVYDLLISAGIDASRLTYKGYGEDTSVDKQSADARQLARRASFEVK comes from the coding sequence ATGAAAAAAATACTACTATCTACAATAATGGCAGGTTGCATGGCTTTCACAGTCAATGCACAGAGTGACGACTTCAATAAGTGGTCATTAGAGCTTAACGGAGGTTTCAACAAACCGATGGCACCTTTATCAGCAGGCTATTTCTCACCCACTTTAAATCTTGGTCATATTGACTTTGGGGTAAGATATATGTTCAACGATAAATTTGGAGCAAAATTGGATTATGGACTTGGATCCTTTAGCGAAGCTAGTGGACAACCAGAATTTTCTACAACTTACTACAGATTGAACCTTCAGGGTGTAGCTAATTTAGGTAGAATAATGAAATGGGAGTCTTTCACAAGAACATTTAACCTACTTGGCCATCTAGGTGGAGGTATCGGTCAGGTAAGACCTGATGCAAATCCTTTGGATGATAATGTTTACAACATTATTGCAGGTTTAACAGGCCAAGTGAAATTAAGTGAAAGAATCGCTTTGACTGCTGATATTAGTACAATATTGAACGGTAGACAAACTGTTACTTTTGATGGAAATACCAACATCGTGCCTGCTGTAGAAAATGGATTCTATGGTGCCAACGGTACTTGGTGGACTGGTACTTTAGGCTTGAATTTTTATTTAGGCAAAGCTGCTACCCATGCTGACTGGTATGTTGAAGCTGATAAATACGCTACCAAAGCAGAACTTGCTCAACAAATCGGCGAAATTAAGGATATGTTGAAGGATTCTGACGGAGATGGTATTCCTGACTATTTGGATAAAGAGCCAAATACACCTGCCGGTGCAAGAGTAGATTCTTCAGGAAGAACTATAGATTCTGACGGAGATGGCATTCCTGATCATTTGGACAAATGTCCTTTCGCTCCAGGTCCAGCATCTAACAACGGCTGCCCTGTTGAACAAGAAGCTAAAGAAGTTGACTACTTCAAGAAAGCCATCAATGAAGGTTATGTAAATGTATTCTTCGCATTTGACAGCGCTAAGCCATTAGGTTACTCTGCTTCTGCCACTACCTATATCTCAAATTTCTTGAATAGAAATCCAGGAGTAAAACTAGAAGTTAAAGGTTTTGCTGATGAGTTGGGTCCTGAAGATTACAACATGAAGCTTTCTGAAAGAAGAGCAAAATCAGTTTATGATCTGTTGATTTCTGCAGGTATAGATGCTTCTAGGTTGACTTACAAAGGATATGGTGAAGATACCAGTGTGGATAAGCAATCTGCTGACGCTAGACAATTAGCAAGAAGAGCAAGTTTTGAAGTGAAATAA
- the dnaJ gene encoding molecular chaperone DnaJ yields MAKRDYYEVLGVSKSSSPEEIKKAYRKLAIQFHPDKNPDNPEAEEKFKEAAEAYEVLSNQEKRQRYDQFGHQGLGGNGGYSGGGMNMEDIFSQFGDIFGGGGFESFFGGGRGGRRTKKGTNLRVKLKLNLKEIANGVEKKIKVKRQIIADGVTFKTCPSCQGAGQIKKVVNTMLGQMVSASTCPTCGGNGQIVDKRPAEADLRGLILKEEVISINIPAGVADGMQLSMSGKGNETAGGIAGDLLIVIEEIEDEILQRDGNNVVFDLYVSFIDVALGSQIEVPTIDGKVKIKLDPGTQSGKILRLKGKGIRDINGYNRGDQLIHVNVWTPKQLSKEERQILEDLRDSENFKPDPGKSEKSFFDKMKEFF; encoded by the coding sequence ATGGCAAAGAGAGATTATTATGAAGTCTTAGGCGTGAGCAAAAGCTCCAGCCCTGAAGAAATAAAAAAGGCTTATCGAAAATTAGCTATACAATTTCATCCTGATAAAAATCCTGATAATCCTGAAGCGGAGGAGAAATTCAAAGAAGCGGCTGAAGCCTATGAGGTACTCAGTAATCAGGAAAAACGTCAGCGTTATGACCAATTTGGACATCAGGGGCTTGGCGGAAATGGAGGTTATAGCGGTGGAGGAATGAACATGGAAGATATTTTTTCCCAGTTCGGAGATATTTTCGGAGGAGGAGGATTTGAATCATTCTTTGGAGGGGGAAGAGGTGGTCGAAGGACAAAAAAAGGAACCAACCTTCGTGTAAAGCTAAAACTCAACCTCAAAGAGATTGCCAACGGAGTTGAAAAGAAAATAAAAGTAAAACGTCAGATTATAGCTGATGGTGTTACTTTCAAAACCTGCCCTTCCTGTCAGGGTGCAGGACAGATTAAAAAAGTAGTCAATACCATGTTGGGGCAAATGGTTTCGGCCAGCACTTGTCCTACATGCGGTGGGAATGGTCAGATCGTGGATAAAAGACCAGCTGAAGCTGATTTAAGAGGTTTGATTCTAAAAGAAGAAGTGATTTCAATCAATATACCTGCCGGAGTTGCTGACGGGATGCAACTTAGCATGTCAGGTAAAGGAAATGAAACAGCCGGTGGGATTGCAGGAGATCTTTTGATAGTGATAGAAGAAATTGAAGATGAAATTTTACAGAGAGATGGCAACAATGTTGTCTTTGATTTGTATGTGAGTTTTATAGATGTGGCGTTGGGTTCACAGATAGAAGTGCCCACCATCGACGGAAAAGTCAAAATTAAACTAGATCCGGGAACCCAAAGTGGAAAAATTCTTAGACTGAAAGGCAAGGGTATCAGAGATATCAATGGTTACAACAGAGGCGATCAGCTAATTCATGTCAATGTTTGGACACCAAAGCAATTGAGCAAAGAGGAAAGACAAATCTTGGAAGATCTGAGAGATTCTGAGAATTTCAAGCCTGATCCGGGCAAATCCGAGAAAAGCTTTTTTGACAAAATGAAAGAATTCTTCTAA
- a CDS encoding adenylate kinase yields the protein MLNIVLFGPPGAGKGTQSEKIISNFHLTHLSTGDLFRKHLGEGTDLGKLAKKYMDEGRLVPDEVVIGMVEDKITQTKDTNGFIFDGFPRTVAQAEALDKMMLKNNISISGMIALDVAENILKERIRERGKTSGRADDQDEAKIETRIKVYLDETLPVAEYYEKQGKFTKINGVGTVDGIFENIKKVIDQY from the coding sequence ATGCTTAACATCGTACTATTTGGCCCTCCGGGTGCTGGTAAAGGAACCCAAAGTGAAAAAATCATTTCAAATTTCCATCTAACCCACCTTTCTACGGGGGATTTGTTCAGGAAACATCTTGGAGAAGGAACAGACCTGGGCAAACTTGCCAAAAAATATATGGATGAAGGCAGATTGGTACCTGATGAAGTGGTGATAGGGATGGTTGAAGATAAAATCACCCAAACCAAAGATACCAATGGATTTATATTTGACGGTTTTCCCCGGACAGTAGCTCAAGCAGAGGCCTTGGATAAAATGATGTTAAAAAATAATATCAGCATTTCAGGTATGATTGCTTTAGATGTGGCAGAAAACATTTTGAAAGAAAGGATTCGGGAAAGAGGAAAAACATCAGGTAGAGCCGATGATCAGGATGAAGCTAAAATTGAAACCCGCATCAAGGTCTATTTGGATGAAACTTTACCTGTAGCAGAATACTATGAAAAACAGGGTAAGTTCACTAAGATAAATGGAGTAGGTACCGTTGATGGGATATTTGAAAACATTAAGAAGGTGATAGATCAGTACTAA
- a CDS encoding FKBP-type peptidyl-prolyl cis-trans isomerase, which yields MIKRSVLPALVGMAMLITSCFPEAESDLEKSIERDDSLLANYISRNNVDAIKTALGYYYKKEITNETAEQIKNGDIIGVYYEIKTTDDQLIESYLDESKRPRIFVHSEGGLVPRVINFASSISKKGETLMLYVPSYLGYQDYSYQQLIQPNSNLVIKVKYAETYSEEGLKLLEEELIEEYLSANQIEGFNKTNEGLYQKISNTGDEESVESKSGDVIRFTFKMYQLDNPNTIAENAANTPAQTTLGNSSNLKFLNLGLLGVKKDMELEMLVPSHLGFESGPQVFPYQIRKDLIDRGYINQVARPNEPLRIKIKITEIR from the coding sequence ATGATCAAAAGAAGTGTTTTGCCAGCATTGGTTGGTATGGCTATGTTAATTACTTCCTGTTTTCCTGAAGCTGAATCAGATTTAGAAAAGTCTATTGAAAGAGATGATAGTTTGTTGGCAAACTATATTTCGAGAAACAATGTCGATGCAATCAAGACCGCACTGGGCTATTATTATAAAAAAGAAATAACCAACGAAACTGCGGAACAGATTAAAAACGGAGATATTATTGGAGTTTATTATGAAATAAAAACAACTGATGACCAGCTTATCGAATCCTATTTGGATGAATCAAAAAGACCAAGAATATTTGTCCATTCAGAAGGAGGCTTGGTTCCAAGAGTAATTAATTTTGCTTCCAGTATTTCAAAAAAGGGAGAGACATTAATGTTGTATGTGCCTTCCTATTTAGGATACCAAGATTATAGTTACCAACAACTGATCCAACCAAATTCTAATTTGGTCATTAAAGTCAAATATGCTGAAACCTATAGTGAGGAGGGGCTCAAATTATTGGAAGAAGAACTTATTGAGGAATATCTTTCAGCTAATCAAATAGAGGGTTTTAATAAAACGAATGAAGGTCTTTACCAGAAAATCAGTAATACAGGAGATGAAGAATCTGTAGAATCCAAATCCGGAGACGTTATCAGATTTACTTTTAAAATGTATCAATTGGACAATCCCAATACTATTGCGGAAAACGCGGCTAACACTCCGGCCCAAACTACCCTTGGTAATTCTTCAAACCTGAAATTTTTGAATCTGGGACTGCTGGGGGTAAAAAAAGACATGGAACTGGAAATGTTAGTTCCTTCCCACCTAGGCTTTGAAAGTGGACCGCAGGTTTTTCCATATCAGATAAGGAAGGATTTAATTGATAGAGGTTATATCAATCAGGTTGCCAGGCCAAATGAGCCTTTAAGAATAAAAATAAAGATTACAGAAATAAGATAA
- the sdaAA gene encoding L-serine ammonia-lyase, iron-sulfur-dependent, subunit alpha, with translation MSFLFGSFSGWKVYCENHGMNLHESVLNYEISQKDISEQEIWDGLSKAYAVMKEAVDTGLKSDMTSRSGMINNGAKKVYNHPLTVLSVEFQRLISRALAAKEVNSCMGRVVAAPTAGASGILPGVLYTLQEIHSLEDRRIFEGLLVGAGIALIIEQKASLAGAVGGCQAETGSAAAMAAGAIVYCLGGNIDQVFNSVAITIQCMLGLVCDPVAGLVEIPCVVRNASAVAIANSSAQIALAGVSGVIPVDECIEAMGEISSSMESRYKETAMGGLAATLTGQEIAKRVLIQDIEILPDENLSE, from the coding sequence ATGAGTTTTCTGTTTGGTAGTTTTTCGGGTTGGAAGGTTTATTGTGAGAACCATGGAATGAATCTTCATGAATCTGTCCTCAACTATGAAATTTCTCAAAAAGATATTTCAGAACAAGAGATTTGGGATGGTCTTTCAAAAGCTTACGCTGTAATGAAAGAAGCTGTGGATACGGGTTTAAAGTCTGATATGACTTCAAGGTCGGGAATGATCAATAACGGTGCGAAAAAAGTATATAATCATCCGCTTACGGTATTATCAGTGGAGTTTCAGAGGTTAATTTCTAGGGCTTTGGCTGCAAAAGAGGTCAATTCCTGTATGGGGAGGGTTGTTGCTGCACCAACAGCGGGTGCTTCAGGGATTTTACCAGGTGTTTTATATACACTTCAGGAAATTCATTCATTGGAGGATAGAAGAATTTTTGAGGGATTGCTTGTCGGTGCTGGGATAGCGTTGATCATCGAACAAAAAGCAAGTCTTGCTGGAGCAGTCGGGGGATGTCAGGCAGAAACCGGTTCGGCTGCTGCGATGGCCGCAGGCGCAATAGTTTATTGTCTGGGAGGAAACATAGATCAGGTCTTCAATTCCGTTGCTATAACCATTCAGTGTATGTTAGGATTAGTCTGTGACCCGGTAGCAGGTTTGGTGGAAATTCCCTGTGTAGTCAGAAATGCAAGTGCTGTTGCTATAGCGAACAGTTCTGCTCAAATTGCTTTGGCAGGGGTAAGTGGGGTTATTCCAGTTGATGAATGCATAGAGGCAATGGGAGAGATCAGTTCGAGTATGGAAAGCAGGTATAAAGAGACTGCCATGGGAGGTTTAGCTGCCACCCTGACAGGTCAAGAAATTGCCAAGAGAGTTCTGATTCAGGATATTGAGATATTGCCAGATGAAAATTTATCTGAGTAA
- a CDS encoding nucleotide exchange factor GrpE — MADKEILNKEHETSDEQESNHEEMLTDEKVTSESISDNAELSQEEKLRREVSELKDKYLRLYSEFENYRRRTSKERLDLIKTASEDLMKDIIPVVDDFERAFKASEQEENATKVRDGNQLVFHKLVKILESKGLKPMEDLVGKPFDAETQEAITQIPAPTNELKGKVIDVVENGYTLGEKVIRYAKVVTGA; from the coding sequence ATGGCCGATAAAGAGATACTCAACAAGGAGCATGAAACTTCTGATGAGCAGGAATCCAATCATGAAGAAATGTTGACGGATGAAAAAGTGACTTCTGAATCAATTTCTGATAATGCTGAATTGTCTCAGGAAGAAAAGTTGCGGAGAGAAGTTTCAGAACTAAAGGATAAATATTTAAGATTATATTCTGAATTCGAAAACTACAGAAGGAGAACTTCAAAAGAAAGGTTGGATCTCATAAAAACAGCTTCTGAGGACTTGATGAAGGATATTATTCCGGTTGTGGATGATTTTGAGAGAGCTTTCAAAGCCAGTGAACAAGAAGAGAATGCCACAAAAGTGCGTGATGGTAATCAATTGGTATTTCATAAGTTGGTTAAAATCCTTGAGAGTAAGGGATTGAAACCAATGGAAGACCTTGTTGGAAAACCATTTGATGCTGAAACCCAAGAAGCGATTACGCAGATACCTGCTCCTACAAATGAGTTGAAAGGTAAAGTAATTGATGTTGTGGAAAATGGATATACTCTTGGTGAAAAAGTCATCAGGTATGCCAAAGTTGTCACAGGAGCTTAA
- a CDS encoding ABC transporter ATP-binding protein → MAILEIRHLSKSYGSNSALTDISIDIPDGGIFGLLGPNGAGKTTLIRIINQIIESDAGEIIFKGEKLQPKHISRIGYLPEERGLYKKMKVWDQLVYFARLKDMPSNLAKERVSYWLKKMDIISWKDKRIDDLSKGMAQKVQFISTIIHEPELLILDEPFSGFDPINAEIIKDEILELKTKGITLVLSTHRMESVELLCDQIAMIHKSHKILEGRLSDIKQQFRPNRYAVSLKCNETPLPEEFKASIHNDVSNFELPLGIDSPNQLLQKLMTYGEVLGFKEILPSMEEIFIQQVKAYSNG, encoded by the coding sequence TTGGCGATCCTCGAAATCCGACATCTCTCTAAATCATACGGCTCCAATAGTGCCCTTACTGATATTTCTATTGATATTCCAGATGGAGGAATATTTGGACTTTTGGGCCCAAATGGAGCAGGAAAGACAACGCTAATCCGGATTATCAACCAAATCATTGAGTCAGATGCGGGTGAAATTATTTTCAAGGGTGAGAAATTACAGCCCAAGCATATTTCCCGAATAGGATATCTTCCCGAAGAAAGGGGACTATACAAGAAAATGAAGGTTTGGGATCAATTGGTTTACTTCGCAAGACTTAAAGATATGCCTTCGAATCTTGCAAAAGAAAGGGTAAGTTATTGGTTGAAAAAAATGGATATCATTTCATGGAAGGACAAAAGAATAGATGACCTTTCCAAAGGAATGGCTCAAAAAGTGCAATTTATATCCACCATTATTCATGAACCGGAGTTACTTATTTTAGATGAACCATTTTCAGGTTTTGACCCTATCAATGCTGAAATCATCAAAGATGAAATTCTGGAATTGAAGACAAAAGGAATTACGCTTGTGCTTTCCACACATAGAATGGAGTCAGTGGAGCTTTTATGTGATCAAATTGCTATGATTCATAAATCCCATAAAATCCTGGAAGGAAGACTATCAGACATAAAGCAGCAATTCAGGCCAAATAGATACGCCGTTAGCCTCAAATGTAATGAAACCCCACTCCCTGAAGAATTCAAAGCTTCTATTCATAATGATGTTTCAAATTTTGAGTTGCCTTTAGGCATTGATTCGCCAAATCAGTTGCTTCAGAAATTAATGACCTATGGCGAAGTACTCGGTTTTAAGGAAATCTTGCCGAGTATGGAAGAAATTTTCATCCAACAAGTCAAAGCATATTCAAATGGGTAA